One Aspergillus oryzae RIB40 DNA, chromosome 2 genomic window carries:
- a CDS encoding clathrin light chain CLC1 (vesicle coat protein clathrin, light chain), with protein MADRFPSLEDFSAGQTEVVETNGTDADDFLARERAVLGDDAEQFATPQDHVATTDDVNAGDDDLLGGAEDAPAGAAPEISGFESSFPAIETQNEQVAPGGMITGTGAPFPPTGFSSYQAPEEEPEPVREWRERRDADIARRAEISEEKKQATIKKAQEDIDDFYVSYNNKTDKLHAQTRADAEQFLANREDTSSGGTSWDRIAKLVDVSGKGAKGGANGSGKERFRQLLVDLKKDENAPGASGI; from the exons ATGGCAGACCGATTCCCCTCACTAGAAGACTTCTCCGCTG GCCAAACTGAAGTCGTGGAGACCAACGGCACAGATGCCGATGACTTCCTAGCCCGCGAGCGAGCCGTTCTAGGTGACGATGCAGAGCAGTTTGCTACCCCTCAAGACCACGTTGCTACCACGGACGATGTGAATGCTGGCGATGACGATTTACTGGGCGGTGCGGAGGACGCTCCTGCTGGCGCAGCCCCCGAGATCTCCGGATTCgaatcttctttccctgctaTTGAGACACAGAATGAG CAAGTTGCGCCTGGCGGCATGATCACTGGAACCGGCGCTCCCTTCCCGCCTACGGGCTTCTCGAGCTACCAAGCGCCGGAGGAGGAACCCGAGCCCGTTAG GGAATGGCGCGAAAGACGAGATGCGGACATTGCACGCCGCGCGGAGATctccgaagaaaagaagcaagcGACTATTAAGAAGGCCcaagaagatatcgatgaCTTTTACGTTTCTTACAACAACAAGACCGACAAGCTGCATGCTCAGACTCGTGCGGATGCCGAACAATTCCTCGCCAATCGCGAAGACACTTCTTCCGGAGGTACCAGCTGGGATCGTATCGCAAAACTTGTTGATGTCTCTGGAAAGGGCGCTAAGGGTGGCGCGAACGGATCTGGTAAGGAACGTTTCCGTCAGCTTTTGGTCGATCTGAAGAAGGACGAGAATGCCCCCGGTGCCAGTGGCATCTAG
- a CDS encoding uncharacterized protein (regulator of nuclear mRNA), which translates to MAYTDDAVKAKLSALNETQEGIVTVAQWVMFHRRHAERTAQLWLQKLRDSPAPKRLNLIYLANEVAQQSRARRKEDFLIAFSPIIAEATATAYKGASNDIQQKLRRVVEVWRQRAIFEPPIQDAVEARVDEIDKSRSIGKKPPLGGSLFSSSSGSTPSELQPLVPLQVALSKATVASGASATTANAEYDKMHDPSTPLPTPPVHAARLSQLLKALANAESSVSEVIKSRIALIDGLEKLLETNRAALAKEQSLATQLSERRSETEAKKREVEDGIMRGLSAENSPAVHLGESEGEPVARPEVEALTPPPVEALTPVGSPKNEPQEMNYATQNYAQSHAPTAGFVLPGFGFTTEAAQNSLQDDPNGLHPKKRKVAHEEEDYAQFASGDLDADVAELLQQESNLPK; encoded by the exons ATGGCCTATACGGACGATGCTGTGAAAGCGAAGCTTTCCGCCCTCAATGAGACCCAGGAGGGTATTGTCACAGTTGCGCAATGGGTCATGTTCCACAG GCGACATGCTGAGCGTACTGCGCAACTTTGGCTACAAAAGCTTCGCGACTCCCCCGCGCCAAAGCGATTGAATCTGATATATCTTGCGAATG AGGTTGCGCAACAGTCAAGAGCACGACGGAAAGAGGACTTCTTGATAGCATTCTCACCA ATTATCGCAGAGGCGACCGCTACTGCGTACAAAGGTGCTTCGAATGACATCCAGCAAAAGCTCCGGCGAGTAGTAGAGGTTTGGAGACAACGGGCAATCTTTGAGCCACCGATCCAGGACGCAGTTGAAGCGCGCGTAGATG AAATTGATAAATCACGCTCCATCGGTAAAAAGCCGCCTCTGGGCGGGTCGCTCTTCTCGAGCTCGTCTGGCTCAACGCCTTCTGAGCTTCAGCCCCTTGTTCCACTACAAGTGGCTCTATCAAAAGCTACTGTCGCCTCGGGTGCATCCGCGACGACTGCTAATGCCGAGTATGATAAGATGCATGACCCCAGTACCCCTTTACCAACACCTCCAGTACATGCCGCGCGACTTAGCCAGCTATTGAAGGCACTTGCGAATGCCGAGAGCTCTGTCTCTGAGGTAATAAAATCTCGAATAGCACTCATTGATGGTCTTGAGAAACTTCTTGAGACCAATCGCGCGGCGTTGGCGAAGGAGCAGTCTCTGGCTACTCAGCTATCAGAAAGAAGATCGGAGACTGAGGCGAAGAAACGCGAGGTGGAGGATGGAATCATGAGAGGGCTATCCGCTGAAAATTCACCAGCCGTCCATCTTGGAGAATCCGAGGGAGAACCCGTCGCCCGTCCAGAAGTTGAAGCTCTAACCCCCCCACCCGTGGAGGCTCTTACACCCGTTGGATCGCCAAAAAATGAGCCGCAAGAGATGAATTATGCGACACAGAACTATGCTCAGTCTCATGCACCGACCGCGGGCTTTGTGTTGCCAGGCTTTGGATTTACAACAGAAGCTGCTCAAAACAGTCTTCAAGATGACCCAAACGGGCTTCATCCCAAGAAACGCAAGGTCGctcatgaagaagaagactatGCTCAATTTGCCAGTGGTGATCTAGATGCCGATGTCGCCGAGTTACTGCAGCAAGAAAGCAATCTTCCCAAGTGA
- the mdr2 gene encoding ATP-binding cassette permease mdr2 (peptide exporter, ABC superfamily), with translation MRGVRVLGAWTPVVTARQFVQSRGSFFRELYPGVQTHTCVTGVSSSQSRQFSRVPASLCNSTSNYRLQHPTSFLQNNVSRRVFPQSRPSHILRFFSSTDRYLESKSTARSTNTPQVNSTPTEKEDEEVDKGFELSERAAQAAKINLSAKLAKDGASGKKSGLKEIWRLLSIARPEAKKLGFAFLFLLVSSSITMSIPFSIGKIMDAATKSATEGGGELFGLSLPMFYGALAGVLTLGAAANYGRIIILRIVGERIVARLRSKLFRQTFIQDAEFFDANRVGDLISRLSSDTIIVGKSITQNLSDGLRAAVSGAAGFGLMAYVSLKLSSILALLLPPIGLGAFFYGRAIRNLSRKIQRNLGDLTKIAEERLGNVKTSQSFAGEVIEVNRYNKQVRKIFELGKRESVISATFFSSTGFMGNMTILALLYVGGGMVRSGAISIGELTSFLMYTAYAGSSMFGLSSFYSELMKGVGAASRLFELQDRKPTISPTKGTKVVSARGPIRFENVSFSYPTRPAVPIFTDLNFEIPQGTNVAIVGPSGGGKSTIASILLRFYLPTKGRVLIDGKDIGEMNAKSLRRKIGIVSQEPVLFSGSIAENISYGSPQATRSAIIAAARKANCQFISDFPDGLDTQVGPRGAQLSGGQKQRIAIARALIKDPDILILDEATSALDAESETLVNSALAALLRGNNTTISIAHRLSTIKRSDTIIVLGPDGKVAEQGSYEELSSRPDGAFTKLMEWQMSGGDVSQPPKDAPISPLTQEKLWQMEEEQEVGAEEAASRQGEQQKNE, from the exons ATGCGCGGAGTCCGGGTGCTTGGGGCTTGGACTCCAGTAGTCACCGCGAGGCAGTTCGTTCAGTCAAGAGGGAGCTTTTTCAGGGAGCTTTACCCTGGAGTTCAGACACATACATGTGTGACTGGGGTCTCCAGTAGCCAAAGCCGACAATTTTCGAGAGTTCCGGCTTCATTGTGCAACAGTACTAGCAATTACCGTCTCCAACACCCTACGAGTTTCCTCCAGAACAATGTCTCTAGACGTGTCTTTCCTCAGTCGCGACCCTCTCACATTTTACGGTTCTTCTCCTCTACGGACCGGTATCTAGAATCCAAGTCAACCGCCCGGTCGACGAATACTCCTCAGGTGAACAGTACACCCActgagaaagaggatgaagaagtaGACAAAGGCTTCGAATTATCTGAACGCGCAGCGCAAGCAGCAAAAATCAACCTCAGCGCAAAGTTGGCTAAAGACGGGGCATCGGGAAAGAAATCGGGGTTAAAAGAAATATGGAGACTTCTATCCATTGCACGGCCagaggccaagaagctcgGGTTTGCCTTCCTCTTTTTGCTGGTTTCGTCATCCATCACCATGTCAATTCCCTTCTCTATCGGGAAGATCATGGATGCGGCGACAAAGTCTGCTACCGAAGGGGGCGGTGAACTCTTCGGCCTCAGCCTACCAATGTTCTATGGAGCTTTGGCCGGAGTCCTCACCTTGGGCGCTGCTGCAAACTATGGTCGCATCATTATTCTGCGTATTGTTGGTGAACGCATCGTTGCTAGACTTCGCTCGAAGCTCTTCCGCCAGACATTCATTCAAGATGCAGAGTTTTTCGACGCAAATCGAGTTGGTGATTTGATCTCTCGACTCAGCTCTGATACAATTATTGTCGGAAAGAGCATTACGCAGAATTTGTCCGATGGTTTGCGGGCAGCAGTGAGCGGTGCAGCCGGCTTCGGATTGATGGCATATGTCAGTCTTAAGCTCTCCAGCATTCTGGCTCTATTGCTTCCTCCCATTGGCCTTGGAGCTTTCTTCTATGGAAGAGCGATTCGCAACTTGAGTCGCAAGATTCAAAGGAACCTAGGAGACTTAACCAAGATTGCCGAAGAGCGCTTGGGCAATGTGAAAACGAGTCAGTCTTTTGCGGGTGAAGTTATTGAGGTTAACAGGTACAACAAACAAGTGCGGAAGATCTTCGAGCTCGGCAAAAGAGAATCCGTGATTAGTGCGACTTTCTTTAGTTCA ACTGGTTTCATGGGCAATATGACGATTTTGGCACTCCTTTacgttggaggaggaatggTTCGGTCTGGTGCTATTAGTATCGGAGAATTGACCTCGTTTTTGATGTATACAGCCTATGCAGGTTCAAGCATGTTTGGTTTGTCTAGTTTCTACTCCGAACTGATGAAGGGCGTTGGAGCGGCTAGCCGGCTTTTCGAATTGCAGGACCGCAAACCGACGATATCTCCAACTAAGGGTACAAAGGTTGTCTCTGCTCGTGGGCCTATTCGCTTTGAGAATGTGTCTTTTAGCTACCCAACACGACCTGCTGTTCCCATCTTCACGGATTTGAACTTCGAAATTCCCCAGGGAACCAATGTTGCTATTGTTGGACCTTCAGGAGGAGGCAAATCTACCATTGCTTCCATTTTGCTTCGATTCTATCTTCCCACCAAGGGCAGGGTTCTGattgatggaaaggatattGGTGAGATGAATGCTAAATCACTTAGGAGAAAGATTGGCATTGTGTCTCAGGAGCCCGTTCTTTTCTCGGGCTCTATCGCAGAGAACATCTCATACGGAAGCCCGCAGGCAACAAGGTCCGCGATTATCGCAGCTGCCAGGAAGGCGAACTGCCAGTTCATTAGTGATTTC CCTGATGGCCTTGATACTCAAGTGGGTCCTCGAGGAGCTCAGCTCTCCGGTGGACAGAAGCAACGCATTGCTATTGCCCGTGCCCTAATCAAAGACCCTGATATCTTAATTCTTGATGAAGCGACTTCTGCTCTTGACGCAGAATCTGAGACTTTAGTGAACAGTGCTCTGGCTGCTTTGCTCCGCGGGAACAACACGACAATCAGCATTGCCCATCGACTCTCTACCATCAAGCGGTCCGATACTATCATCGTCCTCGGCCCCGACGGTAAGGTTGCCGAACAAGGTTCGTACGAAGAGCTCAGCTCTCGTCCTGACGGTGCCTTCACGAAGTTGATGGAATGGCAAATGAGCGGTGGCGATGTCTCTCAGCCTCCAAAGGACGCTCCTATCAGCCCTTTGACCCAAGAAAAATTGTGgcagatggaagaagagcaggaggTTGGCGCTGAGGAAGCAGCCTCTAGACAAGgcgagcagcagaagaacgAGTAG
- a CDS encoding Hsp90 co-chaperone CDC37 (cell division cycle 37 protein, CDC37), translating into MVLDYSKWDALELSDDSDIEVHPNVDKRSFIRAKQAQIHQQRMQRRHEIETLKYERIINDGLLSRIDQLLKSLQQHEGSSKNPEEVVFQVLMESASNPSEDQPPAPPAGVYTHEKEQPKYSQMMSSLVDQVKKEMGEVSSDNLLKEYIKGVQGHKDKVQGLQKELLAKLAELEKEESSKTTSDSIHTGFDTSFVSKNDSKGKGTETKKAESVELLNPTAVSGSSSQKATADEEEEDPENMKASDLAKRLAKINRNDYRALLQFISEHPEIVAEKETDGLLVEAFNSQMEGKEDYARTCVHHGLLLQYCRSLGRDGISLFFKRITTKDHQASTLFRNDVNETYNKIKTRAAELAKDGSASNDPAGVEQIQLHAVDPNTKITINIPAAESSEPVEVEARKIFESFSKELQQALSSESLDEVNKVLGKMSVEEAEDVVEKLGESGMLSLEEGIVDATTEEGRKKLEEIEAESKRENRIEEVGEPGGDITELD; encoded by the exons ATGGTGCTCGATTACAGCAAATGGGATGCGCTCGAGCTGTCTGATGATTCAGACATTGAAGTGCACCCTAATGTCGACAAGCGCTCCTTCATCCGTGCCAAACAGGCTCAGATTCATCAGCAGCGCATGCAACGCCGCCATGAAATTGAAACTCTAAAGTACGAGCGTATCATTAACGACGGACTTCTCTCCCGCATAGATCAACTCCTGAAGTCACTCCAACAGCATGAGGGTTCCTCGAAGAACCCCGAAGAAGTGGTTTTCCAGGTCCTCATGGAATCGGCAAGCAATCCGTCAGAAGATCAACCCCCTGCCCCACCGGCCGGTGTATACACGCATGAGAAAGAACAGCCAAAGTACTCTCAAATGATGAGCTCATTGGTGGATCAGGTTAAGAAGGAGATGGGCGAGGTTAGTTCCGACAACCTTCTCAAAGAATACATCAAGGGTGTGCAGGGACACAAGGACAAAGTACAGGGCTTGCAGAAGGAATTGCTGGCGAAACTTGCAGAactcgagaaggaagaaagcaGCAAAACCACGAGTGATTCGATACATACCGGCTTTGACACATCCTTTGTCTCCAAGAACGATTCTAAGGGCAAAGGAACTGAAACCAAGAAGGCGGAATCCGTTGAGCTGCTGAATCCTACCGCGGTATCGGGGTCTTCGTCGCAGAAGGCAACCgctgatgaagaggaagaggatccGGAAAACATGAAGGCTAGTGACCTGGCCAAGAGGCTCGCAAAGATCAACCGTAACGACTACCGTGCCTTGCTTCAGTTCATTTCTGAACATCCAGAAATCGTCGCAGAGAAGGAAACGGATGGTTTGCTAGTCGAAGCATTCAATAGCCAAATGGAAGGTAAAGAGGACTATGCTCGTACATGCGTTCACCACGGCCTGCTGCTGCAGTATTGCCGCTCCTTGGGCCGTGATggtatttctctcttctttaaGCG TATCACGAcgaaagatcatcaagcatcGACGCTTTTCCGAAACGATGTCAATGAAACCtacaacaagatcaagaccCGTGCAGCAGAACTCGCTAAGGATGGCTCTGCATCCAATGACCCTGCTGGTGTTGAGCAGATCCAGCTTCATGCGGTTGATCCCAACACTAAGATCACCATCAACATTCCTGCTGCAGAGAGCAGCGAACCTGTCGAAGTCGAAGCACGCAAGATCTTTGAATCATTTTCGAAGGAATTGCAACAGGCATTGAGCTCTGAATCTCTAGATGAGGTCAATAAGGTTCTCGGCAAGATGAGTGTCGAGGAGGCAGAAGATGTTGTGGAGAAGCTTGGTGAAAGCGGTATGCTCAGCCTCGAGGAAGGTATTGTGGATGccaccacagaagaaggtcggaagaagttggaagagatcgaagcCGAAAGTAAAAGGGAGAATAGGATTGAGGAAGTGGGAGAGCCAGGCGGTGACATTACTGAACTTGACTAA